The DNA sequence TGGCCGACCTGCTGGCCACCGAGCAGTCCTGGCAGGCCCAGTACACCGAGCTCGTCGCCCTCGGCACCCCCGGCCGCCGGTTCCCCACGTCCAACCGCTGACCGCGTCCGGCCTCGCCGGACCCCGGAAAAGGGGAATGCCCCCGCCCCGAGGGGCGAGGGCATTCCATGTCGCGTGGTTCAGATGACGCTGACCCGCTGGGCCTGGGGGCCCTTCTGGCCCTGCCCGATCTCGAACTCCACCCGCTGGCCCTCGTCGAGCGACTTGAAGCCGGTGCCCTGGATCTCGGAGTAGTGGACGAACACGTCCGGACCCCCGCCATCCTGAGCGATGAAGCCGAAGCCCTTTTCACCGTTGAACCACTTGACACTGCCCTGAGCCATACCCATACCTACTTCTCATCAGTGAGCCTGGCCGCCCCGTTCGGACGCCCGGTCTCGTGACTATCCTCGCAGAAGTGCGCGCGAGAGGCACGCCCGGTCTCAAACACCCCAGTCGGGCCGCAGCGGCATCCCCATTCCGCCCTGGTTGTCGGTGCGTACGCCGAGGATCTGGTGCAGCTCGATCTCCCGCCGTTCGAAGGCCAGCCGGCAGGCCGCGAGGTAGAGCGCCCACACCCGGCTCCGGCCCGCCCCGGCCTCGGCGACGGCCTCGTCCCAGTGCTCGTCGAGGTTGGCGCACCAGCCGGCCAAGGTGGTCGCGTAGTGCTCCCGGATGTTCTCCGAGTGCCGGACCTCCAGCCCGGCGTCGTGCATCGCCGTGACCAGCTCACCAGGGGCTTCCAGCTCGCCGTCCGGGAAGACGTAGCGGTCGATGAAGCCGCGGGAGCGGTGGGCGACGCTCGAATCCGGGTTGGTGATGCAGTGGTTCAGCAGCCGCCCGTGCGGCTTGAGCTTGGCGGCCAGGAAGCGGAAGTAGCCGGGCACGTTGCGGGCGCCGATGTGCTCGGTCAGGCCGATCGACGAGATCGCGTCGAACCCGGTTTCGGTGACGTCCCGGTAGTCGAGGTGCCGGATCTCGGCGCGGTCGGCCAGGCCGAGGGCGACGATGTGCTTCTGCGCCCACTGCGCTTGTTCACGCGAAAGTGTGACCCCGAGCGCCTCGACGCCGTAGTGGCGGACGGCGTGGGCGACCATGCCGCCCCAGCCGCAGCCGACGTCGAGCAGCTTCATGCCGGGCTTGAGGCCGAGCTTGCGGCAGACCAGGTCGAACTTGTGCTCCTGGGCCTGCTCCAGCGTGGCGCCGTCCTCGGGGAACACGGCGCAGGTGTAGGCCATCGACGGCCCCAGGACCAGCTCGTAGAACCGGTTGGAGACGTCGTAGTGGTTCGAGATCGCGTTGCTGTCGCGCTCCTTCGAGTGCCGCAGGCCCGACAGGCTCCGCCGGAACCGGCCGGGCAGCTCCTCGACGGGCGGCTCGACGCGGCGCAGGTGCGCGGGCCCGAGCTTGCGCAGCAGCCAGACGCGGTCGGCCGGGGTCAGCTGGTCGACCTGGGCCGCCAGCGCGTGCAGGGCCGTGTAGAGGTCGCCCTTGACGTCGATGGCGCCGGCCACGTAGGCGCGGGCCAGGCCGAGGTCGCCGGGGGAGGAGATCAGGTAGTCCAGCGCGAGCGGGGAGCGCACCTCGATGGCGACCGGCGCGTCGGCCGGGCCGGTGGTGCTGCCGTCGTAGGCGGTGATCGACACGGTGGAGCTGGCGCCGAGCAGGCGCTCGAAGACTTCGCCGACCGGGATGGTTACCTTGGTCACATTCGTTCCTTTCAGGGCGTTCATCGGCGCCGGACGCATTTCTCGTAGAGGCCGAGCAACCGGCCGTCCGGGTCGTAGGCCCGCTTGAGCTCCCGGTAGGCGTCGCCGTTGTAGAGGCGCCAGAACTCGTCCTCGGAGTAGAAGCTGTCCGAGTAGAGGGATTTGTGCCCGCCGAGGCGGGTGACCTCGGCTTCGATCATCCGGTTGTGGACGCCGTCGCGTTCGCCCGGGTCCAGGGGTACCGCCGACCAGAAGCCGAAGTTGACGTAGAGCTCTTCGGGGTCCAGTTCGTAGAGCGGCCAGCGCACCCCGCCGGGCCGCTGGCGCAGCGGGCAGATCCAGACCGGGCTGATCGGGATCTCCCGCTCGAAGAACTCGAGGAAGTCCGCGGCGTGGGCCAGCGGCACCTCGATGTCCTGCACGATGGTCTCCTCGGGTGGCAGCCGCTTGAGCTTGAGGAGCTTGGCGGCGATGCCGAAGCGGCGGTCGAGCGCGACGAGCTTCCAGTACACCGAGGAGCGCAGGAGCCGGCGGCCCATCAGCAGCCGGGGCAGCCGGGACTGGACGCCGAACGCGCGGGAGCACCAGAACCAGTCGGTGTCCCAGCGCCACAGGTAGTCGCGGACGGTGAGGTGGTCGGTCTCGCGCCGCTGGATCGAGCGGTAGTAGATGTCGAGCCAGGTGTAGTCGCTGGTTTCCGGCGCGGTGTCGGCGAAGGTGCCCAACGTGATGTAGAGCTCGTCCGGGCCGAACACGGTCCCGTCGACGAAGTCGACCGCTTCGCCCTCGTACGTCCGGGTGGTACAGACCTCACCGAGCGCCGTGAAGTACGTCTCCCGGT is a window from the Amycolatopsis sp. NBC_00355 genome containing:
- a CDS encoding FAD-binding oxidoreductase, with protein sequence MTIDQAGAPQARPGPAFPEHESRVDDLRRQLAAVAGEATVRLAKRTSNLFRSRASAEHPGLDVSGFTHVLRVDPETRTADVEGMVTYEQLVDATLPYGLMPLVVPQLKTITLGGAVTGLGIESSSFRSGMPHESVRELEIMTGDGGIVVATADNEHRDLFHGFPNSYGTLGYALRLRIELEPVKPFVKLRHVRHHDRETYFTALGEVCTTRTYEGEAVDFVDGTVFGPDELYITLGTFADTAPETSDYTWLDIYYRSIQRRETDHLTVRDYLWRWDTDWFWCSRAFGVQSRLPRLLMGRRLLRSSVYWKLVALDRRFGIAAKLLKLKRLPPEETIVQDIEVPLAHAADFLEFFEREIPISPVWICPLRQRPGGVRWPLYELDPEELYVNFGFWSAVPLDPGERDGVHNRMIEAEVTRLGGHKSLYSDSFYSEDEFWRLYNGDAYRELKRAYDPDGRLLGLYEKCVRRR
- a CDS encoding cold-shock protein codes for the protein MAQGSVKWFNGEKGFGFIAQDGGGPDVFVHYSEIQGTGFKSLDEGQRVEFEIGQGQKGPQAQRVSVI
- a CDS encoding class I SAM-dependent methyltransferase; amino-acid sequence: MRPAPMNALKGTNVTKVTIPVGEVFERLLGASSTVSITAYDGSTTGPADAPVAIEVRSPLALDYLISSPGDLGLARAYVAGAIDVKGDLYTALHALAAQVDQLTPADRVWLLRKLGPAHLRRVEPPVEELPGRFRRSLSGLRHSKERDSNAISNHYDVSNRFYELVLGPSMAYTCAVFPEDGATLEQAQEHKFDLVCRKLGLKPGMKLLDVGCGWGGMVAHAVRHYGVEALGVTLSREQAQWAQKHIVALGLADRAEIRHLDYRDVTETGFDAISSIGLTEHIGARNVPGYFRFLAAKLKPHGRLLNHCITNPDSSVAHRSRGFIDRYVFPDGELEAPGELVTAMHDAGLEVRHSENIREHYATTLAGWCANLDEHWDEAVAEAGAGRSRVWALYLAACRLAFERREIELHQILGVRTDNQGGMGMPLRPDWGV